In Rhizobium sp. N324, a single genomic region encodes these proteins:
- a CDS encoding TRAP transporter large permease gives MATSDFHPIDRIASDNGAAARLLRAIEAVLGIAAALVLAVLLVMVLVTVCLRYFFGTGFIGAEDFGIWLNVALVALGAPLSLNSALAMRLDVFVRMLPEGLQRVTRIGADVFTVLSALILAFGGREIMTMLGGVSPTLGLPEWIRFGFLGAGGALLLIVLLLQRIADGRVLPVALSLVLGIALYAGIPHISVDLDWPPSIFLGLIAAIGLVLAAPLPHAFLAAAYAAIAFGSGLPEPAIVSATVTGISKFLLLAIPFFLLAGGLLTASGVANQLVRFAAAMVGHRRAGLAQTTLLTSVLFSGASGSSVANAAFGASTFQPELVKHGYRPAQAAAIIASTSVLDNIIPPSIAFLILASATNLSVGALLVGGFFAGGLMAICLAVAIHLTVREQAPLPRTSARQRWQSAVQAIPAFGLGVIVVVGIRIGIVTTTEAAALAAFYTLLLGIGARLGILSLYAAFRQAAVETAAIGLLIGTAGPFAFLLAVDDVSSLIAHLTTALGGSALAVILLSNVILLAVGLVLDIGAAILLFGPILLPAAIAAGIDPIQFGVIIVVNLMIHGLTPPLGMLIFVVSGVTRIPASELFRAVVPYLLALLVSLAILCAWAIIF, from the coding sequence ATGGCCACCAGCGACTTTCATCCGATCGACCGGATCGCTTCGGACAATGGAGCGGCAGCCCGCTTGCTGCGGGCGATCGAGGCGGTTCTCGGCATCGCGGCAGCGTTGGTTCTCGCCGTGTTGCTCGTCATGGTGCTCGTCACGGTCTGCCTGCGCTATTTCTTCGGCACTGGCTTCATCGGCGCCGAGGATTTCGGCATCTGGCTGAACGTGGCCCTGGTCGCGCTCGGCGCGCCGCTCAGCCTCAACAGTGCGCTTGCCATGCGCCTCGATGTTTTCGTCAGGATGCTGCCGGAAGGCCTGCAGAGGGTCACGCGCATCGGCGCCGATGTCTTCACCGTGCTTTCGGCGTTGATCCTCGCCTTCGGCGGCCGCGAGATCATGACGATGCTCGGCGGCGTCTCGCCGACGCTCGGCCTGCCGGAATGGATCCGCTTCGGCTTCCTCGGCGCCGGCGGCGCGCTGCTCCTCATCGTGCTGCTTCTGCAGCGCATCGCCGACGGCCGGGTCCTGCCGGTTGCTCTTTCGCTGGTCCTCGGCATCGCGCTCTATGCCGGCATTCCGCATATCTCGGTTGATCTCGACTGGCCGCCGAGCATTTTCCTCGGGCTGATCGCGGCGATCGGCCTGGTGCTTGCCGCACCGCTGCCGCACGCCTTTCTCGCCGCAGCCTATGCCGCCATCGCTTTCGGCAGCGGCCTGCCGGAGCCGGCGATCGTTTCTGCGACCGTCACCGGTATCTCGAAATTCCTGCTGCTCGCCATTCCCTTCTTCCTGCTCGCCGGCGGCCTGCTGACGGCGTCGGGCGTCGCCAATCAGCTCGTGCGCTTTGCCGCCGCCATGGTCGGTCATCGCCGGGCCGGACTGGCGCAGACGACGCTTCTGACCAGCGTTCTGTTTTCCGGCGCTTCCGGCTCTTCGGTCGCGAATGCCGCTTTCGGCGCATCGACCTTCCAGCCCGAGCTGGTCAAACACGGTTATCGCCCGGCGCAGGCGGCGGCGATCATCGCTTCGACATCGGTTCTCGACAACATCATCCCACCTTCGATCGCATTTCTCATCCTTGCCTCGGCGACCAATCTTTCCGTCGGCGCGCTGCTGGTCGGCGGCTTCTTCGCCGGCGGGCTGATGGCAATATGCCTGGCGGTCGCCATCCATCTGACCGTGCGTGAGCAGGCGCCCTTGCCGCGGACCAGCGCGAGACAGCGCTGGCAATCGGCGGTCCAGGCGATCCCGGCCTTCGGGCTGGGTGTCATTGTCGTCGTCGGAATCCGCATCGGCATCGTCACGACGACGGAGGCGGCAGCGCTCGCCGCTTTCTATACGCTGCTGCTCGGCATCGGCGCGCGGCTCGGCATCCTCTCGCTCTATGCCGCCTTCCGCCAGGCGGCGGTCGAGACGGCGGCGATCGGCCTGCTGATCGGCACGGCCGGCCCTTTCGCCTTCCTGCTGGCGGTCGACGACGTGTCTTCGCTGATCGCCCATTTGACGACGGCGCTCGGCGGCAGCGCGCTGGCCGTCATCCTTTTGTCGAACGTCATTCTGCTGGCCGTCGGTCTCGTTCTCGACATCGGCGCCGCGATCCTGCTCTTCGGCCCGATCCTGCTGCCGGCAGCGATCGCAGCCGGCATCGATCCGATCCAGTTCGGCGTCATCATCGTCGTCAACCTGATGATCCACGGACTGACACCGCCGCTCGGCATGCTAATCTTCGTCGTCAGCGGCGTCACCCGCATTCCCGCCTCAGAGCTCTTCCGGGCGGTGGTTCCCTATCTGCTCGCTCTCCTGGTCTCGCTCGCAATCCTCTGCGCCTGGGCCATCATTTTCTAA
- a CDS encoding TRAP transporter substrate-binding protein produces MNNLDRRNFLKIAALAGTALAAPAFVRTAAARTTTITIASLLGDDKPETKIWVKIGELVEARLPGQFKFNIVRNGALGGEKEVAEGVRLGSIQASLSTASSLSGWAPELQILDLPFLFRDADHVRRTVGGDVGADLKQKLQAQNFVVGDFINYGARHLLTKEPVTRPEQLKGKRIRVIQSPLHTKLWSAFGTTPIGIPITETYNALATGVADAMDLTKSAYSGFKLYEVVPDMTETGHIWASGVIYYSSAFWAGLNDDQKTVFQQASSEGAAHFNQLIVDDEAKSVETALGHGGKLLTPEAFEEWQKGAQGVWADFAPVVGGIDRIKTVQAA; encoded by the coding sequence ATGAACAATCTTGACCGCCGCAATTTCCTGAAAATCGCAGCGCTCGCCGGAACGGCGCTCGCAGCGCCCGCCTTCGTCCGCACGGCCGCCGCTCGCACGACGACGATCACGATTGCCTCGCTGCTCGGCGACGACAAGCCGGAAACCAAGATCTGGGTGAAGATCGGCGAGCTGGTCGAAGCCAGGCTTCCCGGCCAATTCAAGTTCAACATCGTCAGGAACGGTGCGCTCGGCGGCGAGAAGGAAGTGGCCGAGGGCGTGCGCCTCGGTTCGATCCAGGCGAGCCTCTCGACGGCCTCGTCGCTTTCCGGCTGGGCGCCGGAGCTGCAGATCCTCGATCTGCCCTTCCTCTTTCGCGATGCCGACCATGTCCGCAGGACCGTCGGCGGCGATGTCGGCGCCGATCTCAAGCAGAAGCTGCAGGCGCAGAATTTCGTCGTCGGCGATTTCATCAATTACGGCGCCCGCCATCTCTTGACCAAGGAACCGGTCACTCGGCCCGAGCAGCTCAAAGGCAAGCGCATCCGTGTGATCCAGAGCCCGCTGCACACCAAGCTCTGGAGCGCATTCGGCACCACGCCGATCGGCATTCCGATCACCGAGACCTACAATGCGCTCGCAACCGGCGTCGCCGACGCGATGGACCTGACCAAATCGGCCTACTCAGGCTTCAAGCTCTATGAGGTCGTGCCCGATATGACCGAGACGGGCCACATCTGGGCATCAGGCGTCATCTATTATTCCTCGGCCTTCTGGGCTGGCTTGAACGACGATCAGAAGACCGTCTTCCAGCAGGCTTCCAGCGAGGGTGCGGCCCATTTCAATCAGCTGATCGTCGACGACGAGGCGAAGTCCGTCGAGACGGCGCTTGGTCATGGCGGAAAGCTGTTGACGCCGGAAGCCTTCGAGGAATGGCAGAAGGGCGCGCAGGGTGTCTGGGCCGATTTCGCGCCGGTTGTCGGCGGCATAGACCGGATCAAAACCGTTCAGGCGGCCTGA
- a CDS encoding peroxiredoxin, with protein MSLRINDIAPDFTADTTQGPISFHEWIGNGWAVLFSHPKNFTPVCTTELGAMAGLAGEFSKRGAKIIGISVDPVESHAKWKNDIKTATGFDVEYPLIGDKDLKVAKLYDMLPAGAGESSEGRTPADNATVRSVFIIGPDKKIKLILTYPMTTGRNFNEILRAIDSIQLTAKHQVATPANWNQGEDVIITAAVSNEDAITRFGSFDTVLPYLRKTKQPTA; from the coding sequence ATGAGCTTACGCATCAACGATATTGCCCCCGATTTTACCGCCGACACCACCCAGGGGCCGATCAGCTTCCATGAGTGGATCGGCAATGGCTGGGCCGTCCTGTTCTCGCATCCGAAGAATTTCACGCCGGTCTGCACGACCGAGCTCGGCGCGATGGCCGGCCTGGCGGGTGAGTTTTCCAAGCGTGGCGCCAAGATCATCGGCATCTCCGTCGATCCCGTGGAAAGCCATGCCAAATGGAAGAACGACATCAAGACCGCCACCGGCTTCGACGTCGAATATCCGCTGATCGGCGACAAGGACCTCAAGGTCGCCAAGCTCTACGACATGCTGCCGGCCGGGGCCGGCGAGAGCTCGGAAGGCCGCACGCCCGCCGACAACGCGACGGTGCGTTCGGTTTTCATCATCGGTCCGGACAAGAAGATCAAGCTGATCCTCACCTATCCGATGACGACAGGCCGGAATTTCAACGAGATCCTGCGCGCCATCGACTCCATCCAGCTGACGGCCAAGCACCAGGTGGCGACACCGGCGAACTGGAACCAGGGCGAGGACGTCATCATCACCGCCGCGGTTTCCAACGAAGACGCGATCACGCGTTTCGGCTCCTTCGATACGGTTCTGCCCTATCTCCGCAAGACCAAGCAGCCGACGGCCTGA
- a CDS encoding lytic transglycosylase domain-containing protein: MIGRKRQSDMGRRAARAVLSLGFVFSAAATGNAQPEVSAAEPACLFSGPSASGSGETLCIRKDSFNRDLCAAIEHFADANQLPPDYFARLIWRESTFRPDAVSFKGAQGIAQFMPGTAKLRGLEDSYQVLEALRKSAQYLDELRNRFGNLGLAAAAYNAGENGLASYLASGRLPYETRSYVMAITAHTVEEWKDNPPEDAAAPLDKDKPFVDGCVALAERRILKDTPWRPEGDWAPWGVQLAANANVAVARRMFRDAVEDLPAPLNAEQPLILRQRDRSFGFRPRYAARIGRQTRLEANNLCNQIRKHGGTCLVFKNQ, from the coding sequence ATGATAGGGCGAAAGCGTCAATCCGACATGGGGAGGAGAGCGGCGAGGGCCGTGCTTTCGCTCGGCTTTGTGTTTTCCGCTGCAGCCACCGGAAATGCCCAGCCGGAAGTAAGCGCTGCCGAGCCGGCCTGCCTCTTTTCCGGGCCTTCGGCGTCGGGATCGGGTGAGACGCTCTGCATCCGCAAGGACAGTTTCAATCGCGACCTCTGCGCCGCGATCGAGCATTTCGCCGACGCCAATCAATTGCCGCCGGATTATTTCGCCCGTCTCATCTGGCGCGAAAGCACTTTTCGCCCCGATGCCGTCAGCTTCAAAGGGGCGCAGGGGATTGCGCAGTTCATGCCGGGAACGGCGAAACTGCGCGGCCTCGAAGACAGCTACCAGGTGCTGGAAGCGCTGCGGAAATCGGCGCAGTATCTCGATGAATTGCGCAACCGTTTCGGCAATCTCGGCCTTGCCGCCGCCGCCTATAATGCCGGCGAAAACGGTCTTGCTTCTTACCTTGCGTCAGGCAGATTGCCTTACGAGACGCGCAGCTATGTCATGGCGATCACCGCCCATACGGTGGAGGAGTGGAAGGACAATCCGCCGGAAGACGCGGCGGCCCCGCTCGACAAGGACAAGCCCTTTGTCGACGGCTGCGTGGCGCTTGCCGAACGCCGGATATTGAAGGACACGCCCTGGCGTCCGGAGGGCGATTGGGCGCCCTGGGGCGTCCAGCTTGCCGCGAACGCCAATGTCGCGGTCGCCCGGCGCATGTTTCGTGATGCCGTGGAAGATCTGCCCGCGCCGCTCAATGCGGAACAGCCGCTGATCCTGCGCCAGCGCGATCGCAGCTTCGGCTTTCGCCCGCGTTATGCCGCCCGCATCGGCCGGCAGACGCGCCTGGAAGCCAACAATCTCTGCAACCAGATCCGCAAGCACGGCGGCACCTGCCTTGTTTTCAAAAATCAATAG
- a CDS encoding NAD-dependent epimerase/dehydratase family protein, with translation MRVLVIGATGHVGTYLVPRLVEAGHDVVTISRGAAKPYTENRAWASVDQRQMDRSAMERTGEFGLAVRELEADIVIDMICFTLESAEQLVTALSGHVGHFLHTGTIWTHGHPVAVPTLEEASKSPFGDYGIQKADIETYLLQQARLHGFPATIIHPGHIVGRGWAPLNPAGNFNLQVFSTLARGEPLALPNFGLETVHHVHADDVAAMFMDAIANWNASTGESFHAVSAQALTLRGYAEAMSRWFGREPKLSFAPFDAWAESQTAEDAEATWEHIARSPNCSIAKARRLLGYSPRYTSLQAVQEAVGWLVGQGRISTR, from the coding sequence ATGCGGGTTTTGGTCATCGGGGCAACGGGCCATGTCGGAACCTATCTGGTTCCTCGCCTGGTGGAGGCAGGTCACGACGTCGTCACGATCAGCCGCGGCGCGGCAAAGCCTTACACCGAAAACCGCGCCTGGGCTTCTGTCGATCAGCGCCAGATGGATCGCTCAGCGATGGAGCGGACGGGTGAATTCGGCCTGGCCGTGCGAGAGTTGGAAGCCGATATCGTCATCGACATGATCTGCTTCACGCTGGAGAGTGCCGAGCAGCTGGTGACGGCGCTATCCGGGCATGTCGGTCATTTCCTGCATACCGGCACGATCTGGACGCATGGCCACCCCGTGGCCGTGCCGACACTCGAAGAGGCGTCGAAGTCGCCATTCGGTGACTATGGTATCCAGAAGGCTGATATCGAAACCTATTTGCTTCAGCAGGCAAGGCTTCACGGCTTTCCGGCGACCATCATCCATCCCGGCCACATTGTCGGCCGCGGATGGGCGCCGCTCAATCCTGCCGGCAATTTCAATCTGCAGGTCTTTTCGACCCTTGCCCGCGGTGAGCCATTGGCGCTGCCGAATTTCGGCCTGGAGACGGTCCATCACGTCCATGCCGATGACGTGGCGGCGATGTTCATGGATGCGATCGCCAACTGGAATGCGTCGACCGGCGAAAGCTTCCACGCGGTTTCGGCGCAGGCGCTGACGCTTCGCGGTTATGCCGAAGCCATGTCGCGATGGTTCGGGCGGGAGCCGAAACTCAGCTTCGCCCCATTCGACGCCTGGGCCGAAAGCCAGACAGCCGAAGACGCGGAGGCGACATGGGAGCATATCGCCCGCAGTCCGAATTGCTCGATCGCCAAAGCCCGGCGCCTGCTGGGTTACTCCCCAAGATATACGTCGCTGCAGGCCGTGCAGGAGGCTGTCGGCTGGCTGGTCGGGCAGGGGAGGATCTCGACCCGCTAA